Proteins found in one Bombus terrestris chromosome 1, iyBomTerr1.2, whole genome shotgun sequence genomic segment:
- the LOC100648386 gene encoding uncharacterized protein LOC100648386 has protein sequence METDDLLLYLAIAAGIVGGALLLLFVLVFVLFVKVNRLSKDGFNHPNRQNMIADYCYTNPTIVPGELLSRRGFSMYSGSENIDDDYRMKRDQSGTYLEARSKF, from the exons GAAACCGATGACTTGTTGCTGTATCTTGCTATAGCAGCCGGTATTGTTGGCGGTGCTCTGTTGCTGCTCTTCGTTTTAGTGTTCGTACTGTTTGTCAAAGTGAATCGATTATCGAAAGATGG GTTCAATCATCCGAACAGACAGAACATGATAGCGGACTATTGTTACACGAATCCTACAATTGTGCCAGGAGAATTGCTATCGCGTCGAGGATTTTCGATGTATAGCGGTTCCGAAAACATTGACGATGATTACAGAATGAAGAGGGATCAATCTGGCACTTATCTCGAGGCACGGTCAAAATTTTGA